A genomic window from Nocardioides sp. BP30 includes:
- the efeB gene encoding iron uptake transporter deferrochelatase/peroxidase subunit, protein MSGLSTSRRRLIQGAGVGAGAVAAVGAGFLGGRASADGTDVPATDDGDLVDLNLQHAFYTGAHQAGIETPQQRHTVFMTFDLTTTSKQDLQVLLARWSAGIAQLQAGLPVGSVQPTNASGVPADTGEAYDLAPAGLTVTLGLGPGVFDDRFGLAEKKPKLLADLPTLPSDRLRPELTGGDLSLQACADDPQVAYHAIRDLARLGRGTVNTRWTVMGFGRASAGKGQSTPRNLMGFKDGTRNVKEPAEIAEHVWLDGSDGEQAWMRDGTYLVARKIQMNIEIWDSSDIGSQEQVFGRTKGVGAPLSGKKEFDTPDFDKVVGGKPVIPPTSHVALAAPENNGGIRILRRGYNYTDGINELGFLDAGLLFIAYMNDPASFIKLQTKLGGSDKLNEYIAHIGSGVFAVPPAPSQGQFLGDALFA, encoded by the coding sequence ATGAGTGGGCTCAGCACGTCCCGCCGGCGGCTGATCCAGGGCGCCGGCGTCGGAGCCGGTGCGGTCGCCGCTGTCGGCGCCGGGTTCTTGGGTGGACGCGCGAGCGCCGATGGCACCGACGTACCGGCCACCGACGACGGGGACCTGGTCGACCTCAACCTGCAGCACGCCTTCTACACCGGTGCGCACCAGGCCGGGATCGAGACGCCGCAGCAGCGGCACACGGTCTTCATGACCTTCGATCTGACCACCACCAGCAAGCAGGACCTGCAGGTGCTGCTCGCCCGCTGGTCGGCGGGGATCGCCCAGCTCCAGGCCGGGTTGCCCGTCGGGTCGGTCCAGCCGACCAACGCCTCCGGCGTACCGGCCGACACCGGGGAGGCCTACGACCTGGCGCCGGCCGGGCTGACGGTGACCCTCGGTCTGGGCCCCGGCGTCTTCGACGACCGGTTCGGCCTGGCCGAGAAGAAGCCCAAGCTGCTCGCCGACCTGCCGACGCTGCCCAGCGACCGGCTCCGTCCGGAGCTGACCGGTGGCGACCTCTCCCTGCAGGCCTGTGCCGACGACCCCCAGGTCGCCTACCACGCCATCCGCGACCTGGCCCGACTGGGCCGCGGCACGGTGAACACCCGCTGGACGGTGATGGGCTTCGGCCGCGCCTCGGCGGGCAAGGGCCAGAGCACGCCCCGCAACCTGATGGGCTTCAAGGACGGCACCCGCAACGTCAAGGAGCCGGCCGAGATCGCCGAGCACGTCTGGCTGGACGGCAGTGACGGCGAGCAGGCGTGGATGCGCGACGGCACCTACCTGGTGGCCCGCAAGATCCAGATGAACATCGAGATCTGGGACTCCTCCGACATCGGCAGCCAGGAGCAGGTCTTCGGACGCACCAAGGGCGTGGGTGCGCCGCTGTCGGGGAAGAAGGAGTTCGACACCCCCGATTTCGACAAGGTCGTGGGCGGCAAGCCGGTGATCCCGCCGACCTCGCACGTCGCGCTCGCCGCACCGGAGAACAACGGCGGGATCCGGATCCTGCGACGCGGCTACAACTACACCGACGGCATCAACGAGCTCGGCTTCCTCGACGCAGGCCTGCTGTTCATCGCCTACATGAACGACCCGGCCAGCTTCATCAAGCTGCAGACGAAGCTGGGTGGCTCGGACAAGCTGAACGAATACATCGCCCACATCGGCTCGGGCGTCTTCGCCGTTCCGCCGGCGCCGAGCCAGGGCCAGTTCCTAGGCGACGCACTCTTCGCCTAG
- the efeO gene encoding iron uptake system protein EfeO — protein MSTASRRAAVSLVAAISLASLAACGSGNDDAADAGKGGGATTAAVKNGVSEVAITMASGSNGDVCTPSTTSVPAGPVTFSVKNESATGLTELELLQDQKIIGEKESLAPGLPASSFTLTLGGGTYQIYCPGAATETIDFKVTGQASATPSGSAATLLAQGAGDYGKYVTTQVDAMVASVRKLQQDVDAGDLTAAQKQYGEARPFYEKIESDVDGFVLPGFKPTDNKGNLDYLVDMRASNLDPAVGWHGFHAVERDLFGNRKITAKTKQLAAELTANLQKLATLSTTLTYKPEDLANGAAGLLEEVQANKISGEEEKYSHIDLVDFAANVEGAQQAFAYLKPGLTALDATLTSTIGQRFDTVNTMLDTYRDPAQIGGYKRYTAALKKSDANKLSQTVQALQDSLAHLAEKVATA, from the coding sequence GTAGGGCCGCCGTCAGCCTCGTCGCCGCGATCTCGCTCGCCTCGCTCGCCGCCTGTGGCAGCGGCAACGACGACGCCGCGGACGCCGGGAAGGGTGGCGGCGCCACCACCGCCGCGGTGAAGAACGGCGTCAGCGAGGTGGCCATCACGATGGCCTCGGGCTCGAACGGCGACGTCTGCACCCCCTCGACGACGTCGGTCCCGGCCGGTCCGGTGACCTTCTCGGTCAAGAACGAGAGCGCCACCGGCCTCACCGAGCTCGAGCTGCTCCAGGACCAGAAGATCATCGGCGAGAAGGAGTCGCTGGCGCCCGGCCTGCCGGCCTCGTCGTTCACGCTGACCCTCGGCGGCGGCACCTACCAGATCTACTGCCCCGGTGCCGCGACCGAGACGATCGACTTCAAGGTCACCGGTCAGGCCAGCGCCACCCCGAGCGGCAGCGCCGCCACCCTGCTCGCGCAGGGCGCCGGCGACTACGGCAAGTACGTCACCACCCAGGTCGACGCGATGGTCGCCTCGGTGCGGAAGCTGCAGCAGGACGTCGACGCCGGCGACCTCACCGCCGCGCAGAAGCAGTACGGCGAGGCGCGACCGTTCTACGAGAAGATCGAGTCCGACGTCGACGGCTTCGTGCTGCCGGGGTTCAAGCCGACCGACAACAAGGGCAACCTCGACTACCTGGTCGACATGCGCGCCTCCAACCTCGACCCGGCCGTGGGCTGGCACGGCTTCCACGCCGTCGAGCGCGACCTCTTCGGGAACCGCAAGATCACCGCGAAGACCAAGCAGCTGGCCGCTGAGCTGACCGCCAACCTGCAGAAGCTCGCCACCCTCTCCACCACCCTGACCTACAAGCCCGAGGACCTCGCGAACGGCGCCGCCGGCCTGCTCGAGGAGGTCCAGGCCAACAAGATCAGCGGCGAGGAGGAGAAGTACAGCCACATCGACCTGGTCGACTTCGCCGCCAACGTCGAGGGCGCTCAGCAGGCCTTCGCCTACCTCAAGCCGGGCCTGACGGCCCTCGACGCGACCCTGACCAGCACGATCGGTCAGCGCTTCGACACCGTCAACACCATGCTCGACACCTACCGCGACCCGGCGCAGATCGGCGGCTACAAGCGCTACACCGCCGCCCTGAAGAAGTCCGACGCGAACAAGCTCAGCCAGACCGTCCAGGCGCTGCAGGACTCGCTGGCGCACCTGGCGGAGAAGGTGGCCACCGCCTGA
- a CDS encoding 3-isopropylmalate dehydrogenase — protein MTSLKLAVIPGDGIGPEVTAEALKVLEAASPVKFEQTRYDLGAERYLRTGEVLPTSVLDEIREQDAILLGAVGGKPNDPNLPPGILERGLLLKLRFELDHYVNLRPSRLFPGAVSPLSEAVLGKGEIDFVVVREGTEGLYTGQGGAMRVGTAAEVATEVSVNTAYGVERVVRDAFNRAQRRRKKLTLVHKTNVLVNAGSLWWRVTQEVAAEYPDVTVDYLHIDAVMIFMATDPARFDVIVTDNIFGDIITDLAAAITGGIGLAASGNVNPDRTAPSMFEPVHGSAPDIAGQQKADPTAAILSASLLLDHLGHADAAATIDRAVLEDLSTRGAAPRTTAEVGDAIAALI, from the coding sequence ATGACCAGCCTGAAGCTTGCAGTGATCCCCGGCGACGGCATCGGACCGGAGGTGACGGCCGAGGCGCTGAAGGTGCTCGAGGCCGCCTCGCCGGTGAAGTTCGAGCAGACCCGCTACGACCTCGGCGCGGAGCGCTACCTGCGCACCGGCGAGGTGCTGCCGACCTCGGTGCTGGACGAGATCCGCGAGCAGGACGCCATCCTGCTCGGCGCCGTCGGCGGCAAGCCGAACGACCCGAACCTCCCGCCGGGCATCCTGGAGCGCGGTCTGCTGCTCAAGCTCCGCTTCGAGCTCGACCACTACGTCAACCTGCGGCCCTCGAGGCTGTTCCCGGGCGCCGTCTCGCCGCTGAGCGAGGCAGTGCTGGGCAAGGGCGAGATCGACTTCGTCGTGGTCCGTGAGGGCACCGAGGGGCTCTACACGGGTCAGGGCGGCGCCATGCGCGTCGGCACGGCGGCCGAGGTCGCCACCGAGGTCAGTGTCAACACGGCGTACGGCGTGGAGCGGGTCGTCCGCGACGCCTTCAACCGTGCCCAGCGCCGCCGCAAGAAGCTCACCCTGGTCCACAAGACCAACGTGCTGGTCAACGCCGGCTCGCTGTGGTGGCGCGTGACCCAGGAGGTGGCCGCCGAATACCCCGACGTCACCGTGGACTACCTCCACATCGATGCCGTGATGATCTTCATGGCGACCGACCCGGCCCGCTTCGACGTGATCGTCACCGACAACATCTTCGGCGACATCATCACCGACCTCGCCGCCGCGATCACGGGCGGCATCGGCCTGGCCGCCTCGGGCAACGTGAACCCCGACCGCACCGCGCCCTCCATGTTCGAGCCCGTGCACGGCTCGGCACCCGACATCGCCGGCCAGCAGAAGGCCGACCCCACCGCAGCGATCCTGTCGGCGTCGCTCCTCCTCGACCACCTCGGCCACGCCGATGCGGCCGCCACCATCGACAGGGCCGTCCTGGAGGACCTGTCGACCCGTGGCGCCGCGCCGCGCACGACCGCGGAGGTCGGCGACGCCATCGCTGCCCTGATCTGA
- a CDS encoding O-methyltransferase, whose amino-acid sequence MSAPPELPEIVTRAFDVSRRAGYVSFCRNETGRLLATLAATRDGTMAEFGTGCGVGTAWLRSGVRRDSARIVTAELDPRLAKFAGEIFDEDPQVEVLAVDWASLRDRGPFSLLFLDADMPGDITVDNIVELIEEGGIVVLDDLLPCEQWPPLSYGRVDTLREHWLTDERFTAVEVMVAPETTVLIATRR is encoded by the coding sequence GTGAGCGCCCCACCAGAACTGCCGGAGATCGTCACGCGCGCGTTCGACGTCTCCCGCCGCGCCGGCTACGTCTCGTTCTGCCGCAACGAGACCGGCCGGCTGCTGGCGACGCTCGCCGCCACCCGGGACGGCACCATGGCCGAGTTCGGCACCGGCTGCGGCGTCGGCACGGCCTGGCTCCGCTCGGGCGTACGGCGCGACAGCGCTCGGATCGTGACCGCCGAGCTGGACCCCCGGCTGGCCAAGTTCGCCGGCGAGATCTTCGACGAGGATCCGCAGGTCGAGGTGCTCGCCGTCGACTGGGCCTCGCTGCGCGACAGGGGTCCGTTCTCGCTGCTCTTCCTCGACGCCGACATGCCCGGTGACATCACCGTCGACAACATCGTGGAGCTGATCGAGGAGGGCGGCATCGTCGTCCTCGACGACCTGCTCCCCTGCGAGCAGTGGCCCCCGCTCTCCTACGGCCGCGTGGACACGCTGCGCGAGCACTGGCTCACCGACGAGCGGTTCACCGCCGTCGAGGTCATGGTCGCCCCCGAGACGACGGTCCTCATCGCCACCCGCCGCTGA